From a region of the Rhodococcus sp. 4CII genome:
- a CDS encoding polyamine aminopropyltransferase has protein sequence MNAPAIESDSRDALALGPRARAFLLAAVAACAACGLIYELALLTLSVSLTGGGITQTSLIVAGFVAALGVGALAAKPLLSTAAASFVVVEIVLGLVGGFSAVTLYVTFTFFGSSALVLVFGTALIGVLVGAEVPLLMTLLQSGRSDTDAESTGKVLANLNAADYAGALVGGLLWPFVLLPIAGMIRGAAITGIVNLVAAAVVALILLRWQLSLRTRVLAVVALLVAAACIAVLLVRADGIETTSRQRLYTDPVVAAERSQYQEIVVTERGGDVRLFLDGDLQFSSVDEHRYTESLVYPAMADDPKRVLILGGGDGLAAREVLRLPGVDEIVQVELDPAVIELANTRLSGLNQGALQDPRVHVVLDDAFRWLRDAPDSGFDAVIVDLPDPDTPALGRLYSTEFYGLAAATLNPGGLMVVQSGSPYSTPDAFWRTTSTVASARLAVTPYHVLVPSFGDWGYVLARRGPEPPALRLPRDVPELRFLDEPTLAASAIFPRDRPRRELEPATLDRPRIVDDMRKGYER, from the coding sequence GTGAATGCTCCTGCCATAGAGTCGGATTCCCGTGATGCACTCGCCCTGGGGCCACGGGCCCGGGCTTTCCTGCTGGCCGCGGTGGCCGCGTGCGCGGCGTGCGGGCTGATCTACGAACTGGCCCTCCTGACACTGTCGGTCAGCCTGACCGGCGGCGGAATCACCCAGACTTCCCTGATCGTCGCGGGTTTCGTGGCCGCGCTCGGTGTCGGCGCCCTCGCCGCCAAACCGCTGCTCTCCACTGCCGCCGCGTCGTTCGTAGTCGTCGAGATCGTCCTCGGTCTCGTCGGCGGGTTCAGTGCGGTGACCCTGTACGTGACGTTCACCTTCTTCGGTTCCAGCGCACTCGTTCTGGTGTTCGGCACCGCCCTGATCGGCGTGCTGGTGGGCGCCGAGGTCCCGCTCCTGATGACGCTGCTGCAATCGGGCCGCAGCGACACCGACGCCGAGAGCACCGGAAAGGTGCTGGCCAACCTGAACGCCGCCGATTACGCAGGAGCCCTGGTCGGTGGCTTGCTCTGGCCGTTCGTCCTGCTGCCGATCGCCGGGATGATCCGCGGCGCCGCGATCACCGGCATCGTCAACCTCGTCGCCGCCGCGGTGGTGGCGCTGATCCTGCTGCGGTGGCAGCTGAGCCTGCGCACCCGCGTGCTCGCCGTCGTGGCACTGCTCGTCGCGGCCGCGTGCATCGCCGTGCTGCTGGTGCGCGCCGACGGCATCGAGACCACGTCGCGGCAACGTCTCTACACCGATCCCGTGGTCGCCGCGGAACGGTCGCAGTATCAAGAGATCGTGGTCACCGAGCGCGGGGGAGACGTGCGGCTCTTCCTGGACGGCGACCTCCAGTTCTCCAGCGTCGACGAGCACCGGTACACCGAATCGCTGGTGTACCCCGCGATGGCGGACGACCCCAAGCGGGTGCTGATCCTCGGCGGGGGCGACGGCCTCGCCGCCCGAGAGGTCCTGCGACTGCCCGGGGTCGACGAGATCGTGCAGGTGGAACTCGATCCGGCGGTCATCGAACTCGCGAACACACGGCTGTCCGGGCTGAACCAGGGAGCGTTGCAGGACCCGCGCGTGCACGTGGTCCTCGACGACGCCTTCCGATGGCTGCGCGACGCACCCGACTCGGGATTCGACGCCGTCATCGTCGACCTCCCCGACCCCGACACGCCGGCGCTCGGACGCCTGTACTCCACCGAGTTCTACGGCCTCGCCGCCGCCACCCTCAACCCCGGCGGACTGATGGTCGTGCAGTCGGGCAGCCCCTATTCGACGCCGGACGCGTTCTGGCGCACCACGTCGACCGTCGCGTCCGCGCGTCTGGCCGTGACCCCGTACCACGTGCTGGTGCCGAGCTTCGGGGACTGGGGGTACGTCCTCGCCCGGCGCGGTCCCGAACCACCGGCGCTGCGCCTTCCCCGCGACGTCCCAGAACTCCGCTTCCTCGACGAGCCCACCCTCGCCGCGTCCGCGATCTTCCCGCGCGACCGTCCCCGCCGCGAACTCGAACCCGCGACCCTCGACCGACCGCGCATCGTCGACGACATGCGAAAGGGCTACGAGCGCTGA
- a CDS encoding isochorismatase family protein yields the protein MAIPSIPTYTIPEMHEVPESKVPWRLDPRRSALLVHDMQNYFIDAYDVRAEPMATALANMVRIRELCSEAGIPVIYTMQPGDQHPSRRGILADLWGPGLTSGRDTEVVEPLAPREGDIQVTKWRYSAFQRTDLRQLLGHHGRDQLIVTGVYTHMGCMLSAAEAFMSDVQPFLVSDATADFSRDEHLMALTYASKRCGSVTTTDALVSALSPLEVG from the coding sequence ATGGCCATCCCGTCCATCCCGACCTACACGATCCCGGAGATGCACGAGGTCCCCGAATCGAAAGTGCCCTGGCGCCTCGACCCGCGGCGTTCCGCACTGCTGGTCCACGACATGCAGAACTACTTCATCGACGCGTACGACGTCCGGGCCGAGCCGATGGCCACCGCATTGGCGAACATGGTCCGGATCCGCGAACTCTGCTCGGAAGCTGGGATTCCCGTGATCTACACGATGCAGCCGGGCGACCAGCACCCGTCGCGTCGCGGCATTCTCGCCGACCTCTGGGGGCCGGGACTGACGTCGGGTCGCGACACGGAGGTGGTCGAGCCGCTCGCCCCGCGCGAGGGCGACATCCAGGTGACCAAATGGCGGTATTCGGCCTTCCAGCGCACCGACCTGCGGCAGTTGCTCGGCCACCACGGCCGCGACCAGCTGATCGTGACCGGCGTCTACACGCACATGGGCTGCATGCTGAGCGCCGCCGAGGCGTTCATGTCCGACGTGCAGCCGTTCCTGGTCTCCGACGCGACTGCGGATTTCAGCCGAGACGAGCACCTCATGGCGCTCACCTACGCGTCGAAGCGCTGCGGTTCGGTGACCACCACGGACGCGCTGGTCTCGGCGCTCTCCCCGCTCGAGGTCGGCTGA
- a CDS encoding DUF350 domain-containing protein, whose protein sequence is MNTTYTAAATEIGSVDVGLLAVGMLGTLAYFVVGIAVLGVGFAVLDLATPGNLRHQVYVDKNPNAAILLASNHLALAVVVVTAILTSSDGFAQGLADSAVYGLFGVLLQVIALRLMNVLLPGQLVGLVGNPQMCGAAWAVGASLFAIGLVNAAALT, encoded by the coding sequence GTGAACACCACCTACACGGCGGCAGCAACGGAAATCGGCAGCGTCGACGTCGGACTGCTCGCCGTCGGCATGCTCGGCACCCTGGCGTATTTCGTCGTCGGCATCGCCGTCCTCGGGGTCGGATTCGCCGTCCTCGACCTCGCCACTCCCGGCAATCTCCGGCACCAGGTGTACGTCGACAAGAACCCCAACGCGGCGATCCTGCTGGCATCGAACCACCTTGCCCTCGCCGTCGTCGTGGTCACGGCCATTCTCACCAGTTCCGACGGGTTCGCACAAGGACTCGCCGACTCCGCGGTCTACGGGCTCTTCGGTGTGCTGCTGCAGGTGATCGCGCTACGCCTGATGAACGTGCTGCTGCCGGGGCAACTCGTCGGCCTGGTCGGGAACCCGCAGATGTGCGGTGCCGCATGGGCCGTCGGTGCGAGCCTGTTCGCCATCGGCCTCGTAAACGCCGCCGCGCTCACCTGA
- a CDS encoding MarR family winged helix-turn-helix transcriptional regulator: MTDDAAPAPVEVPDSLDFWSFIELANRRLSTEYGSTHELATQVLLTLNRASNVVTYDLESSIHRPRGLSWSGFRLMFVTWLAGPVESKTAAKLTGMSRAAVSNLTKTLVGAGLMERTPDERDGRSVQLSLTEKGRSEIGEIYREQNEREHAWASVLTEPEQRILVMLLDKLITNRSQFDVRGRN, from the coding sequence ATGACCGATGACGCAGCGCCGGCGCCCGTCGAGGTGCCCGACAGTCTCGACTTCTGGTCGTTCATCGAACTGGCGAACAGGCGCCTGAGCACGGAATACGGCTCGACGCACGAACTCGCCACGCAGGTCCTCCTGACGTTGAACCGCGCGTCGAACGTGGTCACGTACGACCTGGAGTCGTCGATTCACCGACCGCGCGGGCTGTCGTGGTCGGGGTTCCGGCTGATGTTCGTGACGTGGCTGGCCGGTCCCGTCGAGTCGAAGACGGCGGCCAAACTCACCGGTATGAGCAGGGCGGCCGTCTCGAATCTGACGAAGACACTGGTCGGTGCGGGTTTGATGGAACGGACCCCGGACGAGCGGGACGGCCGGTCCGTGCAGTTGTCGCTCACGGAGAAGGGCCGGAGCGAGATCGGTGAGATCTACCGTGAGCAGAACGAGCGCGAACATGCCTGGGCGAGTGTTCTCACCGAACCGGAGCAGCGCATTCTCGTCATGCTGCTGGACAAGTTGATCACCAATCGCAGCCAGTTCGACGTCCGCGGGCGCAACTGA
- a CDS encoding homogentisate 1,2-dioxygenase, with the protein MAFYRHVGTIPPKRHTQHRDDDGRLYFEELMGEEGFSSDSSLLYHRHIPSAIVDATVWELPDQSTTPNHPLKPRHLKLHDLFPETVWADTDVVTGRRLILGNADVRISYVVAAKESPLYRNAIGDEMVYVESGAATVETVFGALEAKQGDYVLIPMSTTHRWIPQGPEPLRAYAMEANSHIVPPKRYLSRFGQLLENAPYCERDLHGPSDTLQAEGTDVEVLVKHRTSHGIVGTRMVYPQHPFDVVGWDGCLYPYTFNISDYEPITGRVHQPPPAHQAFEGNNFVICNFVPRKVDYHPLSIPVPYYHSNVDSDEIMFYVGGDYEARKGSGIGQGSISIHPGGHAHGPQPGAYERSIGAEFFDELAVMVDTFRPLELGEGALACEDSGYAWTWAGRGPQS; encoded by the coding sequence ATGGCGTTCTATCGGCACGTGGGCACCATCCCGCCCAAGCGGCACACGCAGCATCGCGACGACGACGGTCGGCTCTACTTCGAGGAGCTGATGGGAGAAGAGGGGTTCTCGTCCGACTCCTCGCTGCTGTACCACCGCCACATCCCGTCGGCGATCGTCGACGCCACGGTGTGGGAGCTGCCCGACCAGAGCACGACTCCCAACCATCCGCTCAAGCCGCGTCACCTGAAGTTGCACGACCTCTTCCCGGAGACGGTCTGGGCGGACACCGACGTGGTCACCGGACGCCGGCTGATCCTCGGCAACGCGGACGTCCGCATCTCCTACGTGGTCGCCGCCAAGGAGTCGCCGCTGTACCGCAACGCGATCGGCGACGAGATGGTCTACGTCGAATCCGGTGCGGCCACCGTGGAAACCGTGTTCGGTGCGCTGGAGGCGAAGCAGGGTGACTACGTCCTGATTCCGATGTCGACGACGCACCGGTGGATCCCGCAGGGTCCGGAACCGTTGCGCGCCTATGCGATGGAGGCCAACAGTCACATCGTCCCGCCGAAGCGCTACCTGTCGCGGTTCGGTCAGCTGCTCGAGAACGCGCCCTATTGCGAGCGGGATCTGCACGGTCCGTCCGACACGCTGCAGGCCGAGGGCACGGACGTCGAGGTGCTCGTCAAGCACCGGACGTCGCACGGGATCGTCGGCACGCGAATGGTGTATCCGCAGCATCCCTTCGACGTCGTGGGCTGGGACGGGTGCCTGTACCCCTATACGTTCAACATCTCCGACTACGAGCCCATCACGGGCCGTGTGCACCAGCCGCCGCCGGCGCATCAGGCGTTCGAGGGCAACAACTTCGTGATCTGTAACTTCGTGCCCCGCAAGGTGGATTACCACCCGCTGTCGATTCCGGTGCCGTACTACCATTCCAACGTCGACTCCGACGAGATCATGTTCTATGTCGGCGGAGACTACGAGGCGCGCAAGGGTTCCGGTATCGGGCAGGGGTCGATCTCGATCCATCCCGGCGGTCATGCGCACGGCCCGCAGCCCGGCGCATACGAACGCAGCATCGGGGCCGAGTTCTTCGACGAACTGGCCGTCATGGTCGACACGTTCCGTCCGCTCGAACTCGGCGAGGGCGCACTGGCCTGCGAGGACTCGGGCTATGCGTGGACGTGGGCGGGGCGGGGGCCGCAGTCGTGA
- a CDS encoding DUF4247 domain-containing protein, translated as MAAVNRFRRLVPMLILVSAVTACGGGVRDYIADTYALQNTAGDAKTYTSKDPVGTTVSNIVSEEQPAARKADGGSEYLRYDDDIVTVSAGPGGGSLVRVEDIDGRYRSGGFAYLGPGFNPGSPAGGASGSGGSGSAK; from the coding sequence GTGGCAGCCGTGAACCGGTTCAGGAGACTCGTGCCGATGCTGATCCTGGTGTCGGCCGTGACGGCGTGTGGCGGCGGCGTCCGCGACTACATCGCCGACACCTACGCCCTGCAGAACACCGCGGGCGATGCGAAGACCTACACGTCGAAAGACCCGGTGGGCACGACTGTCTCGAACATCGTGTCCGAGGAGCAGCCGGCGGCGCGGAAGGCCGACGGCGGCAGCGAATACCTGCGCTACGACGACGACATCGTCACGGTCAGCGCCGGGCCGGGCGGCGGCAGTCTCGTCCGCGTCGAAGACATCGACGGCCGCTACCGAAGTGGTGGATTCGCTTATCTGGGGCCCGGTTTCAACCCCGGTTCTCCGGCGGGCGGCGCCAGCGGCAGCGGCGGATCCGGGAGCGCGAAATGA
- a CDS encoding DUF2617 family protein: MTLHVLDVEPRDVTAAALGLVVNAETPLPLAELTITSGDDTVTLGVLGASHAVTARLAGRRITEQVSCDAVRAGGRPLPASDGAHGYRFDSTTDVVDRARLEQTADWLRRQATEVDGWICGAFPGDHTALTALTARRDESGGWSWQTWHLYPGDHLYSGGHLYSGGHLYGGDRGGVIVKTRSRWQP, from the coding sequence GTGACGCTGCACGTCCTCGACGTCGAACCGCGCGATGTGACGGCGGCGGCGCTCGGTCTCGTCGTGAACGCCGAAACCCCGCTTCCGCTGGCAGAACTCACCATCACCTCCGGTGACGACACGGTGACGTTGGGAGTTCTCGGCGCGTCGCACGCGGTGACGGCGCGTCTCGCGGGCCGGCGGATCACCGAGCAGGTGTCGTGCGACGCGGTCCGGGCGGGCGGCAGACCGCTGCCCGCATCCGACGGCGCGCACGGGTACCGGTTCGATTCGACCACCGACGTCGTCGACCGTGCGCGTCTCGAGCAGACCGCCGACTGGCTCCGCCGACAGGCCACCGAGGTGGACGGCTGGATCTGCGGGGCATTTCCCGGAGACCACACCGCACTGACCGCACTCACGGCGCGGCGAGACGAGTCCGGCGGATGGTCCTGGCAGACCTGGCATCTGTACCCGGGAGACCATCTGTACTCGGGAGGCCATCTGTACTCGGGAGGCCATCTGTATGGGGGAGACAGGGGCGGGGTGATCGTGAAGACGCGAAGCAGGTGGCAGCCGTGA
- a CDS encoding DUF4178 domain-containing protein yields MTTLLLLLLIVVVIVGIVLILRNRAGKKATPAARVDPLADYPEVYDPYKIGVGDIVTYAGIDHVVRGTITLDEEGYIWHEHLLDGSTGQRWLTVENDEGNLDMTLWMRREGTGLEPNGDVILDDRVHRQIERGTASFTAEGTTGTAPQGIVDYADYETADKSGLLSFERWARTQSWEVSTGRAVTRGELTVIHSGPSQ; encoded by the coding sequence TTGACCACGCTGCTGTTACTGCTGCTGATCGTCGTCGTGATCGTGGGAATCGTGCTGATCCTGCGGAATCGGGCCGGGAAGAAGGCAACTCCTGCCGCCCGGGTCGATCCACTCGCCGACTACCCGGAGGTCTACGACCCGTACAAGATCGGCGTCGGCGACATCGTCACGTACGCGGGAATCGATCACGTCGTGCGCGGAACCATCACCCTGGACGAAGAGGGATACATCTGGCACGAGCACCTCCTCGACGGATCGACCGGTCAGCGGTGGCTCACGGTCGAAAACGACGAGGGCAACCTCGACATGACGCTGTGGATGCGGCGCGAGGGCACGGGACTCGAACCGAACGGTGACGTGATCCTCGACGACAGGGTGCACCGCCAGATCGAACGGGGCACGGCCTCGTTCACCGCCGAAGGCACCACCGGCACCGCACCGCAGGGCATCGTCGACTACGCCGACTACGAGACGGCCGACAAGTCGGGTCTGCTGTCCTTCGAACGCTGGGCGCGGACGCAGTCGTGGGAGGTCTCCACCGGCCGCGCCGTCACCCGCGGCGAACTCACCGTCATCCATTCCGGCCCCTCGCAGTGA